One genomic segment of Kordiimonas sp. SCSIO 12603 includes these proteins:
- a CDS encoding esterase family protein: MSAKTYLKQGLIACFATALLLTPSYQASAAGDDIHKIAREVLPTEALYELWAQSLTDREAVKRFYNSLKDKHTFTPIEGDAENMLVTYFAMGSKDTDYILQSGGPDFYGLRFKRLGNTDLFYCTQRVPKDAMFIYGYNEFKNRSFGKGGVIQKEEMDHIHDGALYAPDAPVSPHVEAQPGVPKGQLETITFKSTYMNEGRRLHVYVPAEYDENKSHNLIIQLDGRQYAAEANAGPLYRGWTPMTTILDNMIAGGEIAPTIAVLIPNQGNRSRDLISDAFADFVAGELVPWVKSKYTISDDTADVIVSGPSRGGFAAANIAFKHSDVIGGVLSQSGSYWLTEKGDKNWPVYPAYDGKLIKAFKASDKVPINFYLGVGLYELGAGMVGTNRELRDILELKGYSVTYKEYKTGHSHVSWRHTLPDGLRALLGE, from the coding sequence ATGTCAGCAAAAACATATTTGAAGCAGGGGCTTATCGCCTGCTTTGCGACAGCTTTACTGCTAACACCTTCCTATCAGGCTAGTGCTGCAGGAGATGATATTCATAAAATTGCAAGAGAGGTGTTGCCTACAGAAGCTCTTTATGAGCTTTGGGCTCAGTCGCTTACAGATAGGGAAGCAGTTAAGCGATTTTATAATAGCCTGAAAGACAAGCATACCTTCACGCCTATCGAAGGTGATGCAGAGAATATGCTCGTTACCTACTTTGCTATGGGTAGTAAGGATACGGATTATATCCTTCAGTCCGGCGGGCCGGATTTCTATGGGTTGCGCTTCAAACGCCTTGGGAATACAGATTTATTCTACTGCACCCAGCGCGTGCCGAAGGATGCCATGTTTATCTATGGCTATAATGAATTTAAAAACCGCTCCTTCGGTAAAGGAGGGGTGATCCAGAAAGAGGAAATGGATCATATCCATGATGGGGCACTTTATGCGCCTGATGCTCCTGTCTCACCGCATGTTGAAGCACAGCCAGGTGTGCCGAAAGGCCAGCTGGAAACCATTACATTTAAGAGCACCTACATGAACGAAGGGCGGCGCCTTCATGTTTATGTGCCTGCCGAGTATGATGAAAATAAATCACATAATCTCATCATCCAGTTAGATGGCAGGCAATATGCGGCGGAGGCGAATGCAGGCCCTCTTTATCGTGGCTGGACCCCTATGACCACGATTTTGGATAATATGATTGCGGGTGGTGAGATCGCACCAACCATTGCAGTTTTAATTCCCAATCAGGGCAATCGTTCCCGTGATCTTATCAGTGATGCTTTCGCTGATTTTGTGGCCGGGGAGCTCGTGCCCTGGGTGAAGAGTAAATATACTATCAGTGATGATACGGCTGATGTCATTGTCTCAGGCCCCAGCCGAGGCGGATTTGCGGCTGCAAATATCGCCTTTAAGCATTCAGATGTTATTGGCGGGGTGCTGTCACAGTCTGGCTCATATTGGCTTACGGAGAAGGGGGATAAAAACTGGCCCGTTTACCCCGCATATGATGGCAAGCTTATTAAGGCGTTTAAAGCTTCTGATAAAGTGCCGATCAACTTCTATCTGGGTGTCGGGCTTTATGAGCTTGGTGCGGGTATGGTAGGGACGAACCGAGAGCTTAGAGATATCCTTGAGCTCAAAGGTTACAGCGTCACCTACAAGGAATATAAAACCGGCCACTCCCATGTTAGCTGGCGGCATACCTTGCCTGATGGGCTCAGGGCCCTTCTTGGAGAATAA
- a CDS encoding prolyl-tRNA synthetase associated domain-containing protein — MDESRESETKLFDFLDRIEISTKTYRHEPVFTVEEAQAARDGAGGMPGGHCKSLFVRDKKKRRALVMVDENRRVDLKSLSALIGMGRLSFGSADSLKEMLGVIPGSVTPFALVNLQVLQDAEAPLIVALDKSMMEEELLNYHPLHNAATTAISPQDLLVFIRACGYEPLIVDLDSPAE; from the coding sequence ATGGATGAATCAAGGGAATCCGAAACCAAGCTTTTTGACTTTTTGGACAGGATTGAAATCTCCACAAAAACTTACCGCCACGAACCCGTATTCACCGTGGAAGAAGCACAGGCAGCAAGGGACGGTGCTGGAGGCATGCCAGGCGGGCACTGTAAGAGCCTTTTTGTACGGGATAAAAAGAAACGCCGCGCCCTTGTAATGGTAGATGAAAATCGTCGTGTTGACCTTAAATCTCTCTCTGCCCTCATAGGCATGGGACGGCTTTCCTTTGGTAGCGCCGACAGCCTGAAGGAAATGCTGGGTGTTATCCCCGGTTCTGTTACACCGTTTGCACTTGTTAATCTGCAAGTGCTTCAGGACGCGGAAGCCCCTCTTATTGTGGCGCTTGATAAAAGCATGATGGAAGAGGAACTTCTTAATTATCACCCACTTCACAATGCAGCCACCACAGCCATCTCCCCGCAAGACCTGCTTGTGTTCATTCGTGCGTGCGGGTATGAACCCCTTATTGTAGATTTAGATAGCCCCGCCGAATAA
- a CDS encoding tetratricopeptide repeat protein: protein MMDQMTGGPAAAQDTLIKDGDIQSFAVDVIEASKTRPVIVDFWADWCTPCKQLMPALEQAVNAAGGTVALVKVNADQNQTLCAQLQVQSLPTVLAFWQGQPVDGFQGAVPPSQITAFIERLTQISGGAGAAGNPLDEAMDQAEAMLEAGQAEQAAAIYQQVLSHDNTNIRGLIGFAEVSFSMGELEQAKQILDAVDSKAAAEAKLTERVQKLETSIELASQAEDAGDAEALEKQLESDPSNHSVRYELALARQATGDMAAAAEALLGIIMRDREWEDGKAREQLLKLFEAAGPTDPFTLKYRRRLSSILFS from the coding sequence ATGATGGACCAGATGACAGGTGGCCCAGCAGCCGCACAAGACACACTGATTAAAGATGGTGATATCCAGAGCTTTGCAGTTGATGTAATTGAAGCCTCTAAAACCCGGCCTGTTATCGTAGATTTCTGGGCTGATTGGTGCACACCGTGCAAGCAGCTTATGCCTGCGCTAGAGCAAGCTGTAAATGCTGCGGGCGGGACGGTTGCCCTTGTGAAGGTAAACGCAGACCAGAACCAAACACTGTGCGCACAATTGCAGGTTCAAAGCCTGCCTACCGTACTTGCTTTTTGGCAAGGGCAACCCGTTGATGGTTTCCAGGGTGCAGTGCCACCATCACAAATTACCGCCTTCATTGAACGGCTCACCCAAATCTCTGGTGGAGCGGGTGCAGCAGGCAATCCACTTGATGAAGCGATGGATCAGGCGGAAGCAATGCTGGAAGCAGGGCAGGCAGAGCAAGCCGCCGCTATATACCAGCAAGTGCTAAGCCATGATAACACCAACATTCGTGGGCTCATTGGCTTCGCGGAAGTAAGCTTCTCTATGGGTGAACTTGAGCAGGCCAAACAAATTCTCGATGCGGTAGACAGTAAAGCCGCAGCCGAAGCCAAGCTTACAGAGCGGGTTCAAAAGCTGGAAACATCTATTGAGCTGGCCAGCCAGGCCGAGGATGCCGGAGATGCTGAAGCCCTCGAAAAACAGTTAGAAAGTGATCCAAGTAACCATTCTGTACGTTATGAGTTAGCACTGGCACGTCAGGCGACAGGTGATATGGCGGCCGCTGCAGAAGCACTTCTCGGCATTATTATGCGCGACAGAGAGTGGGAAGACGGCAAAGCCCGCGAACAACTCTTGAAGTTATTCGAGGCAGCAGGACCTACAGACCCTTTCACTCTGAAATACAGAAGAAGGCTTTCCTCAATCCTTTTCAGCTAA